The following proteins are encoded in a genomic region of Rissa tridactyla isolate bRisTri1 chromosome 5, bRisTri1.patW.cur.20221130, whole genome shotgun sequence:
- the APELA gene encoding apelin receptor early endogenous ligand, translating into MRLRLLLWIVFVLLASLLPAGGQRPANLALRRKLHRHGCSHRRCMPLHSRVPFP; encoded by the exons ATGAGGCTCCGGCTGCTCCTCTGGATCGTGTTTGTGCTCCTGGCGAGCCTCCTCCCCGCCGGCGGGCAGAGGCCGG CCAACCTGGCCCTGCGCAGGAAGCTCCACCGGCACGGCTGCTCCCACCGGCGCTGTATGCCGCTCCACTCCCGGGTTCCCTTCCCCTGA